A DNA window from Rhizobium sp. NXC14 contains the following coding sequences:
- a CDS encoding SDR family oxidoreductase translates to MSDIEGKVIAITGASSGIGEATAKVLAAAGARIVFGARRSDRLEALAGEIEAGGGTVRLRKLDVTDRAQVEAFAGFAKSEFGRLDVIVNNAGIMPLSPLDALKVDEWDRMVDVNIKGVLYGIAAALPIMKAQGSGQIINLSSIGGHSVSPTAAVYCATKFAVRAISDGLRQETDRIRVTVVSPGTTTSELADTITDPTARDAMRAFRAVTISPEAVANSILYAISQPDDVDVSEIVIRPTASPH, encoded by the coding sequence ATGTCTGACATCGAAGGAAAGGTCATCGCCATCACCGGAGCCAGCAGCGGCATTGGAGAGGCCACGGCAAAAGTGCTGGCCGCGGCGGGCGCCCGGATCGTGTTCGGCGCGCGCCGCAGCGACCGACTGGAGGCGCTCGCCGGCGAAATCGAAGCTGGAGGTGGAACGGTGCGTCTGCGCAAGCTCGACGTCACCGACCGTGCCCAGGTGGAAGCCTTTGCCGGCTTCGCCAAGTCCGAATTCGGCCGCCTCGATGTCATCGTCAACAATGCCGGCATCATGCCGCTCTCGCCGCTCGACGCACTCAAGGTCGACGAGTGGGACCGAATGGTCGACGTCAATATTAAGGGCGTTCTCTACGGCATAGCGGCCGCTCTTCCGATCATGAAGGCACAGGGATCGGGGCAGATCATCAACCTGTCCTCGATCGGCGGCCACAGCGTCTCGCCGACTGCCGCCGTCTATTGCGCGACGAAATTCGCGGTGCGGGCAATCTCGGATGGATTGCGTCAGGAGACAGATCGTATCCGCGTCACCGTCGTCTCTCCCGGAACCACGACATCGGAACTCGCCGACACGATCACCGACCCGACGGCTCGTGACGCCATGCGGGCCTTCAGGGCCGTCACGATTAGTCCCGAGGCGGTCGCCAATTCAATCCTCTATGCCATCAGCCAGCCCGATGACGTCGATGTCAGCGAGATCGTCATCAGGCCGACGGCCAGCCCGCATTGA